In one Arcobacter lacus genomic region, the following are encoded:
- a CDS encoding hydrolase: MRIRVEDALFCLVDVQERLFPHIGNKEILEKNLLTLVKGLKVLNVPFIVNEQYKKGIGETIPSLKELVETYSSYEKTTFSCCQNNETMKAIKNANKKVVIVAGIETHVCVLQTCIDLLENGFKVVLVTDCCSSRKENDTKFAIKRLIQAGVIPTTYESILFELTLDAKNPCFKEISSLVK; encoded by the coding sequence ATGAGAATAAGAGTTGAAGATGCACTTTTTTGTTTAGTTGATGTACAAGAAAGACTTTTCCCACATATAGGAAATAAAGAAATTTTAGAAAAAAATCTTCTTACTTTAGTAAAAGGTTTGAAAGTTTTAAATGTTCCTTTTATTGTAAATGAACAGTATAAAAAAGGTATAGGTGAAACAATTCCTTCTTTAAAAGAGTTAGTTGAAACTTATTCATCTTATGAAAAAACTACATTTTCTTGTTGTCAAAATAATGAAACAATGAAAGCTATAAAAAATGCAAATAAAAAAGTAGTAATTGTTGCAGGTATTGAAACTCATGTTTGTGTACTTCAAACTTGTATTGATTTACTTGAAAATGGGTTTAAAGTAGTTTTAGTTACTGATTGTTGTAGCTCAAGAAAAGAAAATGATACAAAATTTGCTATAAAAAGATTGATTCAAGCTGGAGTTATTCCAACAACATATGAATCAATTTTATTTGAACTTACACTTGATGCAAAGAATCCTTGTTTTAAAGAAATTTCATCTTTAGTGAAATAA
- a CDS encoding DUF4878 domain-containing protein, whose amino-acid sequence MRNIIKLTFLNLIALVTFTACMEDNPETVTKKYMEALKNGNFNEVSKVVSEEMKSNLSNNIFVNCIINPDIKNEVIPKLEENKIDIDEYNNLSSDKKNKIINECFKSWSKSLDNIASYKILFSKVNEKSNDAIVSVEEKLKNSEIKQEFISLKRINNEWKVIE is encoded by the coding sequence TTGAGAAATATAATAAAGTTAACTTTTTTAAACTTAATTGCATTAGTAACATTTACAGCCTGTATGGAAGATAATCCTGAAACAGTTACAAAAAAATATATGGAAGCTTTAAAAAATGGAAATTTCAATGAAGTTTCTAAAGTTGTAAGTGAAGAGATGAAAAGTAACCTATCAAATAATATATTTGTCAATTGTATAATTAATCCTGATATAAAAAATGAAGTTATACCAAAGTTAGAAGAAAATAAAATCGATATTGATGAATATAACAATCTTTCATCTGACAAAAAAAATAAAATTATAAATGAGTGTTTTAAATCTTGGAGTAAATCTTTAGATAATATAGCTTCATATAAAATCTTGTTTTCTAAAGTAAATGAAAAATCTAATGATGCAATTGTAAGTGTAGAAGAAAAACTAAAAAATAGTGAAATAAAACAAGAATTTATAAGTTTAAAAAGAATTAATAATGAGTGGAAAGTTATAGAGTGA
- the prpF gene encoding 2-methylaconitate cis-trans isomerase PrpF, translating into MSYEPQMRVKATYMRGGTSKGTFFNIADLPKEAQEDKVKRDKLLQRIVGSPDIYKQQMDGMGGATSSTSKAILVGKSTVPNHDVDYYFGQVAIDKDFMDWSGNCGNLSSAVGPFAIHEGLVDNVPQNGVCCVRIWQANIKKTILCYVTMVDGQVKEMGDYYIDGVAFPAEEILLEFAEPVDPSEELFPTGNLVDDLEVPGIGTFKATMITAGIPTIFLNAADIGYKGTELQADINSDAEALARFEKIRSYGALKMGLISDLKEAETRQHTPKIAFVAPKSDFITSSGKEVKADEIDLHVRALSMQKLHHAMMGTASVAIGVAACIEGTLVNLAAGGGEKTAVEFGHPSGTLKVGAVIKKENGKYIVDKATMSRSARIIMKGEVYAPADIMK; encoded by the coding sequence ATGAGTTATGAGCCACAAATGAGAGTTAAAGCAACATATATGAGAGGTGGAACTTCAAAAGGAACATTTTTTAATATAGCAGATCTTCCAAAAGAAGCGCAAGAAGACAAAGTAAAAAGAGATAAACTTCTTCAAAGAATAGTTGGAAGTCCAGATATTTATAAACAACAAATGGATGGTATGGGAGGAGCAACTTCAAGTACTTCTAAAGCAATACTTGTAGGAAAGTCAACTGTACCAAATCACGATGTTGATTACTATTTTGGTCAAGTAGCAATAGATAAAGATTTTATGGATTGGAGTGGAAATTGTGGAAACTTAAGTTCAGCAGTTGGACCTTTTGCTATTCATGAAGGTTTAGTTGATAATGTACCACAAAATGGTGTTTGTTGTGTAAGAATTTGGCAAGCAAATATCAAAAAAACAATTCTTTGTTATGTAACAATGGTTGATGGACAAGTAAAAGAGATGGGTGATTACTATATTGATGGTGTTGCTTTCCCTGCTGAAGAGATTTTATTAGAGTTTGCAGAACCAGTTGATCCAAGTGAAGAATTATTTCCTACTGGAAATTTAGTAGATGATCTAGAAGTTCCTGGAATTGGAACATTTAAAGCAACTATGATAACAGCAGGAATTCCTACAATATTTTTAAATGCTGCTGATATAGGATATAAAGGAACAGAACTTCAAGCTGATATTAATAGTGACGCTGAAGCACTGGCAAGATTTGAAAAAATAAGAAGTTATGGTGCTTTAAAAATGGGTCTTATAAGTGATTTAAAAGAAGCAGAAACTAGACAACATACTCCAAAAATTGCATTTGTTGCTCCAAAAAGTGATTTTATAACTTCAAGTGGAAAAGAAGTAAAAGCTGATGAAATAGATTTACATGTACGTGCTTTATCTATGCAAAAACTTCACCATGCTATGATGGGAACAGCTTCTGTTGCAATTGGTGTTGCAGCTTGTATTGAAGGAACTTTAGTAAATTTAGCTGCTGGTGGTGGAGAAAAAACTGCCGTTGAGTTTGGACATCCATCTGGAACACTAAAAGTTGGAGCAGTTATCAAAAAAGAAAATGGAAAATATATAGTTGATAAAGCTACAATGAGTAGAAGCGCAAGAATCATTATGAAAGGTGAAGTTTATGCACCTGCTGATATTATGAAATAA
- the acnD gene encoding Fe/S-dependent 2-methylisocitrate dehydratase AcnD: MTNEKYLKDLPGVADVKYYDVKSAVEDITPGSFAKLNYTSRVLAENLLRKCPSEDLKDSLVQLIEKRTDKDFPWYPSRVICHDILGLTAFVDLAGLREAVASKGGNPDKVNPVVPTQLIVDHSLAVECGGFDPDAFQKNRDIEDRRNADRFHFINWTKEAFNNVDVIPPGNGIMHQINLEKMSPVVHLNDGIASPDTLVGTDSHTPHVDALGVIAVGVGGLEAENVMLGNPSYMRVPEIIGVEIVGTRASGITATDIALSLTSFLRENNVISAYLEFYGSGIKYLNLGDRATIANMTPEYGASAGMFAIDEQTISYLRVTGREEKQCQLVEAYAKANGLWADAFANATYARTLKFDLTTVTRSLAGPSKPHKLVPTSTLKAEGIVKEWKQDGDKIPDGGILIAAITSCTNTSNPRNVIAAGLVAKKANEFGLTRKPWVKSSLAPGSKVIEVYLKEAGLLPELEKLGFGVVGFACTTCNGMSGALDPKIQQEVIDRDIYSTAVLSGNRNFDGRIHPYVKEAFLASPALVVAYALAGTVRFDIENDSLGKDKNGKDIKLADLWPTDAEIDAIEKASVRPEMYKAIYDPMFARNGLSGIKAEPFYKWNKQSTYINKPPYWEDEYMQMPALKGMRPLGVFPDNITTDHLSPSNAILPTSASGEYCLKMGLPVEDLNSYATHRGDHNTALRATLANPKLFNEMVKKEDGSVKQGSLTKIMPEGKESRMWEAIETYIGRKQPLIIIAGTNYGQGSSRDWAAKGVRLAGVEVLIAESIERIHRTNLVGMGVLPLQFKDGETRHTYAIDGTETFDIEGEITPRCDLTVVMTRANGEVVKFSVLCRLDTSAEVEVYKNGGILQKFAKDVIASK; this comes from the coding sequence ATGACAAACGAAAAATATCTTAAAGACCTTCCTGGTGTAGCAGATGTTAAGTATTATGATGTAAAAAGTGCTGTAGAGGATATTACTCCTGGTTCTTTTGCAAAATTAAACTATACATCAAGAGTATTAGCAGAAAACTTATTAAGAAAATGTCCGAGTGAAGATTTAAAAGATTCACTTGTTCAATTAATTGAAAAAAGAACAGATAAAGATTTCCCTTGGTATCCAAGTAGAGTTATCTGTCATGATATCTTAGGATTAACTGCATTTGTTGATTTAGCTGGACTTAGAGAAGCTGTTGCTTCAAAAGGTGGAAACCCAGATAAAGTTAATCCAGTTGTTCCAACTCAACTTATCGTTGACCACTCTTTAGCAGTTGAATGTGGTGGATTTGATCCAGATGCGTTCCAAAAAAATAGAGATATCGAAGATAGAAGAAATGCAGATAGATTCCACTTTATTAATTGGACTAAAGAAGCATTTAATAATGTTGATGTTATCCCTCCAGGTAATGGTATTATGCACCAAATCAACCTTGAGAAAATGTCACCAGTTGTTCACTTAAATGATGGTATTGCATCTCCAGATACATTAGTTGGGACTGACTCACACACTCCTCACGTTGATGCACTTGGTGTAATTGCTGTTGGTGTGGGTGGATTAGAAGCTGAAAACGTAATGCTTGGAAATCCTTCTTATATGAGGGTTCCTGAAATCATTGGTGTTGAAATCGTTGGAACAAGAGCTAGCGGAATCACTGCAACTGATATTGCATTATCATTAACTTCTTTCTTAAGAGAAAACAATGTAATTTCTGCATATTTAGAATTCTATGGTTCGGGTATTAAATATCTTAACTTAGGTGATAGAGCAACTATTGCTAATATGACACCAGAATATGGTGCAAGTGCTGGTATGTTCGCTATTGATGAGCAAACTATTTCATATTTAAGAGTAACAGGTAGAGAAGAAAAACAATGTCAATTAGTTGAAGCTTATGCTAAAGCTAATGGGTTATGGGCTGATGCATTTGCAAATGCAACATATGCAAGAACATTGAAATTTGATTTAACAACTGTTACAAGAAGTTTAGCAGGTCCTTCTAAACCTCATAAATTAGTACCAACTTCAACTTTAAAAGCTGAAGGTATTGTAAAAGAGTGGAAACAAGATGGTGATAAAATTCCAGATGGTGGTATTTTAATTGCAGCTATTACTTCTTGTACAAATACTTCAAATCCTAGAAACGTTATTGCTGCTGGTTTAGTAGCTAAAAAAGCTAACGAATTTGGATTAACAAGAAAACCATGGGTTAAATCTTCATTAGCACCAGGTTCAAAAGTAATTGAAGTTTATTTAAAAGAAGCTGGATTGTTACCTGAATTAGAAAAATTAGGATTCGGTGTAGTTGGTTTTGCATGTACTACTTGTAATGGTATGAGTGGAGCTTTAGATCCAAAAATCCAACAAGAAGTTATTGATAGAGATATCTATTCAACAGCTGTATTATCTGGAAACAGAAACTTTGATGGAAGAATCCACCCATACGTAAAAGAAGCATTCTTAGCATCTCCTGCACTTGTTGTTGCATATGCATTAGCTGGAACTGTAAGATTTGATATTGAAAATGATTCTTTAGGTAAAGATAAAAATGGTAAAGATATTAAATTAGCTGATTTATGGCCAACTGATGCTGAAATTGATGCAATTGAAAAAGCATCTGTTAGACCAGAAATGTATAAAGCTATTTATGATCCAATGTTCGCAAGAAATGGATTATCAGGAATTAAAGCTGAACCATTCTATAAATGGAATAAACAATCTACATATATTAATAAACCACCTTATTGGGAAGATGAATATATGCAAATGCCAGCATTAAAAGGAATGAGACCATTAGGAGTATTCCCTGATAATATCACTACTGATCACTTATCTCCATCAAATGCAATTTTACCAACAAGTGCATCTGGTGAATACTGTTTAAAAATGGGATTACCAGTAGAAGATTTAAACTCTTATGCAACGCATAGAGGAGATCATAATACTGCGTTAAGAGCAACTTTAGCAAATCCAAAATTATTTAACGAAATGGTTAAAAAAGAAGATGGAAGTGTTAAACAAGGTTCATTAACAAAAATTATGCCTGAAGGTAAAGAATCTAGAATGTGGGAAGCAATTGAGACTTACATTGGTAGAAAACAACCATTAATTATTATTGCTGGAACTAACTATGGACAAGGTTCATCAAGAGACTGGGCAGCTAAAGGTGTAAGACTTGCAGGTGTTGAAGTTTTAATTGCTGAAAGTATTGAAAGAATTCACAGAACTAACTTAGTTGGAATGGGAGTTTTACCATTACAATTTAAAGATGGTGAAACAAGACATACTTATGCTATTGATGGGACTGAAACTTTTGACATCGAAGGTGAAATCACTCCAAGATGTGATTTAACAGTTGTTATGACAAGAGCAAATGGAGAAGTTGTTAAATTCTCTGTATTATGTAGATTAGATACTTCAGCTGAAGTTGAAGTTTACAAAAATGGTGGAATTTTACAAAAATTCGCTAAAGATGTTATCGCATCAAAATAA
- a CDS encoding citrate/2-methylcitrate synthase: protein MSGLAGVTAGQSAICTCGLGNGLNYRGYDIADLALKANFEEVAYLLLVGELPTEKQLKDFTRKIIAGRELPISVKNVLKSIPASSHPMDVMKTATSALGCVEPEAEDFSDQMAKIIRLLGAFPSFLVYWHHWHKNGKEICLKSEETTIAGFILERLKEKKPFDVEVKAMNAMLTLYAEHEFNASTFANRITASTLSDIYSCMTTGIGTLKGHLHGGANEVAIKFVLQFDNVEHALKSVDELFARKEKIMGFGHRVYRNLDPRSPVGFELASELKELETSDPKLFDIAKAIRDKVKADKGLPDNIDFFGGLIYHYMEIERLYYTPLFIMSRAAGWAAHAFEQRANNRIIRPSSEYTGPEPRAFVPLKDRK from the coding sequence ATGAGTGGATTAGCAGGTGTTACAGCTGGACAATCAGCAATTTGTACTTGTGGTTTAGGAAATGGACTTAACTATAGAGGTTATGATATTGCAGATTTAGCATTAAAAGCAAATTTTGAAGAAGTAGCTTATTTACTATTAGTTGGTGAATTACCAACTGAAAAACAATTAAAAGATTTTACAAGAAAAATTATTGCTGGAAGAGAATTACCAATTTCAGTTAAAAATGTATTAAAATCAATTCCAGCTTCTTCTCATCCAATGGATGTTATGAAAACTGCAACTTCAGCTTTAGGATGTGTTGAACCAGAAGCAGAAGATTTTTCTGATCAAATGGCTAAAATAATTAGATTATTAGGGGCTTTCCCATCATTCTTAGTTTATTGGCATCACTGGCATAAAAATGGTAAAGAAATCTGTTTAAAATCTGAAGAAACAACTATTGCAGGATTCATTTTAGAAAGATTAAAAGAGAAAAAACCATTTGATGTTGAAGTTAAAGCTATGAATGCTATGTTAACTTTATATGCAGAGCATGAGTTTAATGCTTCTACATTTGCTAACAGAATTACAGCTTCTACATTATCTGATATTTATTCTTGTATGACAACTGGTATTGGAACTTTAAAAGGTCACTTACATGGTGGAGCAAACGAAGTTGCTATCAAATTTGTTTTACAATTTGACAATGTTGAACATGCATTAAAATCAGTTGATGAATTATTTGCAAGAAAAGAAAAAATTATGGGATTCGGGCATAGAGTATATAGAAACTTAGACCCAAGATCTCCAGTAGGTTTTGAATTAGCTTCTGAGTTAAAAGAATTAGAAACTTCTGATCCAAAATTATTTGATATTGCAAAAGCTATCAGAGATAAAGTAAAAGCTGATAAAGGTTTACCTGATAATATCGACTTCTTTGGTGGATTAATTTACCACTATATGGAAATTGAAAGATTATACTATACTCCTCTATTCATTATGTCAAGAGCAGCTGGATGGGCAGCTCACGCATTTGAGCAAAGAGCAAACAATAGAATCATTAGACCAAGTTCTGAGTATACAGGACCTGAGCCAAGAGCGTTTGTTCCTTTAAAAGATAGAAAATAA
- the prpB gene encoding methylisocitrate lyase: MTSAGKRFREALKQESPLQIVGTINAYQALQATKVGHKAIYLSGGGIANASYGLPDLGMTMLEDVCIDIRRITSICDTPLIVDADTGWGHAFNIARTVKEFIRYGAAGLHIEDQVAAKRCGHRPNKELVSTEEMCDRIRAAVDAKKELDPDFYIIARTDAHASEGQQAAIDRAKAYVAAGADAIFAEAIHTLKEYKEFTDAVKIPVLANITEFGATPMFTTEELASVGIDMVLYPLSAFRAMNKAALNVYQELKDKGTQEAVIDTMQTRMELYDMLNYHAYEQKMDELFSKGKAK; encoded by the coding sequence ATGACAAGCGCAGGAAAAAGATTTAGAGAAGCTTTAAAACAAGAATCTCCATTACAAATTGTAGGAACAATCAATGCTTACCAAGCATTACAAGCTACAAAAGTAGGGCATAAAGCTATCTACTTATCAGGTGGAGGAATTGCAAATGCTTCTTACGGTTTACCAGACTTAGGTATGACAATGTTAGAAGATGTATGTATTGATATTAGAAGAATTACTTCTATTTGTGATACTCCATTAATCGTTGATGCTGATACAGGTTGGGGACATGCATTTAATATCGCTAGAACTGTAAAAGAGTTCATTAGATATGGTGCTGCTGGACTTCATATTGAAGATCAAGTTGCTGCAAAAAGATGTGGACACAGACCAAATAAAGAGTTGGTTTCAACAGAAGAGATGTGTGATAGAATCAGAGCAGCTGTAGATGCTAAAAAAGAATTAGACCCAGATTTCTATATTATTGCTAGAACTGATGCACATGCAAGTGAAGGTCAACAAGCTGCTATTGATAGAGCAAAAGCTTATGTTGCTGCGGGTGCTGATGCTATTTTTGCTGAAGCAATTCACACTTTAAAAGAATATAAAGAATTTACTGATGCAGTAAAAATTCCTGTATTAGCAAATATTACAGAATTTGGTGCAACTCCAATGTTTACAACTGAAGAATTAGCATCAGTTGGAATTGATATGGTACTTTACCCATTATCAGCATTTAGAGCGATGAATAAAGCTGCATTAAATGTTTACCAAGAATTGAAAGATAAAGGTACTCAAGAAGCAGTTATTGATACAATGCAAACAAGAATGGAACTATATGATATGTTAAATTATCATGCTTATGAACAAAAAATGGATGAATTATTCTCAAAAGGTAAAGCTAAATAA